The genomic region CGATGCTGAGCAGCGTGATCAAGAGCAAAAGCTGCACCGACCGCAGTGAAAGCGAGTTTCCGTCGCCCAGGTTCAGCGACAGGTCCTGCGCCAGCGCCGGGCCGGCCAGCAGGATCAGGATCAGCGCAAGGGGCAGCCTGTGCCTCACAGCCCACCGCGCAGGTTGGCAACTTCGGTCAGGCGGACAGCAAGCTGGCCGGCGTTTTCACCCTCAAGCTCGGTCAGTTCGCCCCGGGCAATCAGGCGATCTCCGACATAAAGTTCCACCGGGTCGTCGACTCGGCGGTCCAGTTGCAGCACGGCATCCTTGGACAGCCGCAGCAAATCGCGCACCAGAGGGCGGGCGCGGCCCACGGAAATGGTCACCTCGATCGGGACCTGGGAAAACGGGTTGCTGTCGGGCATCTCATCCATGGGACGACTCCTTGTTGGTCAGGTCGAAGAACGCCCTGACGGCCGCGGTGATATCGGCGGTGACCTGGGTGAGGTCGACCTTGGTTTCGGTGGGACCGAAGCGGATGTAGACCTGCCCCTCGCCCAGCGAGGGTTCCTCTTCGACCAGAACGGGCAGGCCCGTGGCCTGAGCGACCAGGCCTTCAACCCTGTCCCGCACTGCGGGGTTGAGGACGAGGGTCAGCGGCGCATCGGCCATCCGGTCCGCCATGGGCATCAGCGCTTCCAGCACTGTGGGGGCCAGCGCTTCGCGCGCGATTTCTGGCAGAAGGTGGTTGGTCATCTCCACGATCAAAGGGCGGATCGCCTCCAGCACATGGCTGCGGGCGTCCTGAAAGGTGAAAGCCAGGCTTTGCAGATTTCGCGCCAGATCGGCCCTGATGCGGCCCTGATCGTCCTGCTGGGCGGTTGCTGCATCTTCCCAACCGGCAGAATAGCCCTGTTCAAAGGACGCGATCTTCGCTTCTTCCAGAACGCTTGTCTCGACCAGAGGCTGGGGCGTGCCATCGGCGGCAAGGCTACTGTCGAAAACTTCAAGCCGCAGACCGGGCATCAGGTCCGCTCCTCTTCCCGTTCCATCCAGCCGCGCAAAATCTCGATCGATTCGGTCTGGCGCTGTTCGATCATGCGGCGCAGCCGGGCGGCGGGATCTTCGGTGCCATCTGAAACATCGCGGGCCGGTTCGGGATAGTCCGGGATGGCAAAGCCGGTCTCAACCTCGCCATCAAGGGCCACGCCGGAAAAGCCCCCGGCAGCGGGCAGGGCCAGCGTGGGGCTAGGGGCCGCAAGGGCAGGCCTGGCGGCAGCCGAGGTCAGGATGGGCCGGATCACGAACAGACCAAGCACCAACGCGACAAGGGCAAGCACTGCGGTCTGCACCATGGAAAGCACATCAAGCGGTCCGATGGCCGACAGGATACCCGCCTCGGCGATTGTGCCTTCAGCAATTGGAACATCCTGAAACTCAAGCGATTTCAACGTCAGGACATCGCCCCGCGCCTCATCCAGGCCCACGGCCGAGGCCACCAGTTCACGCAAGGTGGCAAGTTCTTCTTCGGTCCGGGGGGCCCATGTGCGGGTTCCGTCGGCGGCGATGGTGGCCACCCCGTCAACCATGACGGCCACGGTCAGCCGCCGCGTTGCGCCGGGGCCGCGCAAGACCTCCCGCTGGGTTTCCGAGACTTCGTAGTTCACCCGCTCCCGCGTTTCGGAGGACTGGCTTTGCCCCTGTGGACCCTGCGCCGCGTCACCGTCCGGCAGGTTTGAGGCCACTGTCACATCACCGCCGGGTTCGGTGCTGGACTCGGACCGTTCTTCCGTCTCGGACGAGATGGCGACGCGGCCTTGCGGGTCAAACGTCCGCTCGGTAATCGATTCGCGTTCCGACACCAGATCAACCGCCACTTCGACCACAGATCGACCGGGCCCCATGCGCGCCGCAAGCAGCCGCTCGACATTGGACTTGATCGCAGCGGCGCGGTCTGCCGCATCGCCACTGTCAAAGCCCGCCGTATCCTGCCCGCCGACCAGTCCGGAGACGGTGTCGATGATCTGCACCGCCTCTGGCGTCATGCCGGCCACAGCACTGGCCACCAGATGCCGGATCGCGCGGGCCTGCGCTTCGGCCAGGTTGCCCGAGACGGTGGTTACAGTGACCGAGGCCGTGGCTTGGGTTTCCGGCTGGAACGCCCGGGCCGGGGCGCTGGCGATATGCACGCGGGCGGCCCGTATCTCGGGCAGGCCCAGCAGGGTCCGGGCAAGCTCGCCTTCCTTTGCGCGCAGGTAGGCCGCGTCGAACATCTGCGACGTGGTGCCGAAGCCGGACAGATTGTCGAGCAGCTCGTACCCGCCGCCCCCGGCCGCAGGCAGCCCTTCCGACGCAAGCGCCATGCGCAGGCTGTCGCGCTGGGCGGCATCGACAAAGATCGAATCGCCCTTCACCCGGTGGGCCACCCCGCGCTGGTCAAGTGCTGCCACCACCTCACCCGCGGCGGCGGGTTCAAGCCCGGCATAAAGCAGGACCATGTCAGGCTGGCTGGCCATGCGGCCAAGGGCCAGGACGGCAAGGAACATCGCAATCGTGGCGCCCGCGATGATCAGACGGCGGCGCACGTCGAGAGAGGACCAGATGGCAATCACGTTCTGCAAGGCGATTCTCCGATTCCGGCGTTTCTGCCGATGGACCACGAATGACCGGTCCCGCTTAACAATCGGTTAGTGACCTTTGGCCTATGGTCAGACCTGTGCAGCAGCATGAGGTGAACTGTGGCCAGCGCCGGCGAAACAGCGGACGGGACAACGAAGAAGCGGTCGAAGCTTCCGATGCTGGGTGGCGTCGTGATGGCGGTGCTACTGGGTGGTGGCGGGTTCTATGCCGCCTGGTCGGGAATGATCCTTGGCGGGGCGTCGGATCAATCAGCGGAGGGTGTCGCCCCGGGGCCCCTGACCGGAATCGCCTTTGTGCCGCTGGAAACGATGGTGGTGTCGCTTGGGGCGGATTCGAACAGCCGACACCTGCGCTTCACCGCGCAGGTCGAGGTGGCGGATAGTGCGGCTGCCGATGTGACGCTGTTGATGCCGCGGATTCTGGATGTGCTGAACAGCTATCTGCGCGCGGTCGACACAGCCGCCATCGAAGACCCGGGCGCGATGGCAAAGCTGCGGGCGCAGATGTTGCGCCGCATCCAGATCGTCACTGGCGAAGGTCGGGTGCGCGATCTTCTGATCACTGAATTCGTGTTGAACTAAGGGGGGGTCATGGACCTGATCGCCGACATTCTTCTTGTGGCCGGATCCTTCGGGGCGGCCGTCTACTGTGCGGTGCTTGCCACCCGGCTCAAGCGCTTTACCACCTTGGAATCAGGCATGGGGGGCGCAATTGCGGTCCTGTCCGCGCAGGTTGATGAAATGACCGCCGCGCTGGAAAGCGCGCGGGGGGCGGCGAACGGCTCGGCCGAAAGCCTGGAGGCTTTGACCGCCCGGGGTGAGGCCGTGGCAAAGCGCCTTGAACTGTTGGTCGCCGCGCTGCACGACCTGCCCGAACCCGAAGCGAAGCCCAGCGGTCCTGCCGCCGAAGACCTGCCCGAGGCGGAGCGTCGCTTGCGCTTTGTTCGTCGGCGGACAGCGCGCGATGCACTGGAAGCTGCGGAATGATCGGGGGCCGTCGCGCAGGCCGCGGGGCGCTTTTCATTGTCGCGATGCTGTTTGCCATCTCGGGGGCCCTGCGCCTTGGGTCGGGGGTCGGTGCAGCCCTTGCCCGCGCCGATGACCCGCCCGAGACTGCGGATGCCGCGCTTGAACAGGGCCAGTGCGAAACGCCCTCGGCCCTGGCCGAAGCCTTGACCCAACGCGAAAGTCGGGTCGCGGTGCAAGAGGCCGCGTTGCAAGACCGTCTTGCTGCGCTGGCCCTAGCCGATGCCGCCATCACCGACCGGATGGCAAAGCTGAAGGCCATGGAGGACGAACTGAAGGCGACGCTTGCCCTCGCCGATGGCGCGGCCGAGGCGGATATCGAAAGGCTGACTGCGGTCTATCAGGCCATGAAGCCCAAGGATGCCGCAGCCCTGTTTGAAGCGATGGCGCCCGAGTTTGCAGCAGGCTTTCTGGGCCGGATGTCAGCAGAATCGGCAGCGGCGATCCTGTCCGGGATGTCGTCCGAGGCGGCCTATAGCGTCAGCGTGATCGTGGCCGGGCGCAATTCGGGGGCGCCCACTGAATAGGCTGACGGTCAGAATGTCTTAACCCGTGGCGCTGATACTTCGCTGGTGGGAACGAACACAGGATCTGAAATGCTGGGCATCGTCGGCATCGCTGTCATTCTTGTCATGGTCTTCGGCGGCTACATGCTGGCCGGGGGCAAGATGGGCATCATCTTGGCCGCGCTTCCGTTCGAAATGATCATGATCGGCGGTGCAGCCATCGGTGCATTTCTGATTTCAAACGACATGTCGTCGGTGAAACAGACGGTTCGCGACATCGGCAAAGTGTTCAAGGGCCCAAGGTGGAAGCTTGAGGACTATCGCGATCTGCTCTGCCTGCTGTTCGAACTGATCCGTCTGGCGCGTGCCAATCCCGTGGCGCTGGAGGAACACATCGAATCACCAGACAGTTCATCAATCTTCCGCAAGTACCCAAGAATTCGCCAAGACCACGAAGCGATGGATCTGATCTGCGATACGCTGCGCGCAGCTTCGATGAACTATGACGATCCCCATCAGGTGGAAGAAGTGCTCGACAAGCGGATGGATGCGACCCTTCATCACGCAATGCACTCCAGCCACGCTTTGCAGACGGTCGCGGATGCCCTGCCCGCGCTGGGAATTGTCGCTGCAGTTCTGGGGGTGATCAAGACCATGGGGTCGATCGACCAGCCGCCCGAGGTGCTGGGCAAGATGATCGGCGGGGCGCTGGTGGGGACGTTCCTGGGGGTGTTTCTGGCCTATGGGCTCATGGGCCCCTTTGCGACGCGGGTAAAGACCGTGGTGGAGGAAGACATCCATTTCTACCAGCTGATCCGTGAAGTGCTCATCGCCAACCTGCACCGCCACCCCGCCAATATCTGCATCGAGGTTGGTCGCCAGAACACCCCGCATCATCTGCGCCCCGCCTTCAGCGACCTTGAAGCCGCAATGCGGGAACTGAAGCAGGATGCAGCATGATCCGGATTGTCGCGTTGCTTCTGGCGCTCGCATCACCATCCCTTGGTGAAACGGCCCGGGTCATTTCGGGGGAACACGCGGATTTCACCCGCCTTGTGGTGGAGCTGCCGCAGGAGTCGGACTGGACGGTCGGCCGTATCCCGTTGGGCTATGCTTTCGCGACGGGCTCTGCCTCGCAGCCCGGCTATGATCTGTCGCGGGTCTGGAACCGCATTCCGCGCACCCGGCTGCGGGCATTGCGCGCTGACCCTGAAACCGGCGCGCTTGAGTTGACGCTTGCCTGTCCTTGCCATGTGTTCCCGTTCGAATATCGCCCCGGCATGGTGGTGCTGGACATCAAGGACGGCCCGCCCCCCCAGGCTCCAGTTTTGAAGCGGCCTTCATGGGCATGGCCGCCCGCGTGGCCCCCGAATCGACGTTTCCGATAGCTCCGCCAAGGGTTTATGACTGGCTTGCCCAACCTGACAGGCCTGGGCCCTCCGCCGCCCCAAAGGAAAGCCCGGTGCCCCTTGCGACAGGAAACCGCTCCTTGGGGCCGCTGCGCGACGAACTGCTGGAACAGATCAGCCGGGGTGCCTCGCAAGGCGTGGTTGACATGGTACTTCCTGGCCGGCCGCCGGACGTTCCGGCCAACGATGTCGAGGACTTGCCGTGGTCGCACATCCGTATCGGAGACATGCCGGGCGTCGCCATTGGCACGCCACAGCCGGCCGAAGGGACCTCTACGGATGGCGCGGCCTGCCTGGCCGACACCGTCGTGGATCTGTCCGCCTGGGGGGGCGACCGACCCGCGCTCGACCTGCTGTCTGAGGCGCGGTTGGGCCTGTTTGCCGAATTCGACCGGGTCGACACGGATGCCGTCATGCAGTCGGTCCGTCTGCATCTGTATCTTGGATTCGGCGTTGAGGCTTTGCAGATTGCGGACCTTCTTGCAGACAGTGAAGCACCTGAAGATCTGCAGGTCTACCTGTCCATGGCGCGCTTGATGGACGGCCAGAATGACCCTGAAACGCCCTTTGGCGACATGCTGGGCTGCGAGGGGGCCGTTGCACTTTGGGCCGCACTGGCGCGGGATCGGCTGCCATCCGGCCCCGCGGTCAATGTGGATGCGATCGTGCGCAGTTTCGTTGGCCTGCCGCCGCACCTGCGCCGCAACCTTGGGCCCGACCTGTCGGAAAAGCTGTTGCAGCGTGGCGATGCCGACGCCGCACGGATCATTCGCGATGCAATCCAGCGATCCCCCGACAGTTCCGAGGCAGAGGTCGCCTTGCTGGACGCCAAGGCCGATCTGCAAGCAGACCGAAACGATTCGGCCCGGGATCATGCCGAGCGGTCGATTGAAACCGGGGCGAGCACGGTTGAGGGTCTGCTTGCGCTTGTCGAAGGCCACTTCCGCGACGCCGAGCCCCTTTCGCCGGATGTGGCGGCAGCCCTGCTGGCCTTTCAGCGCGAAGCTGCAACCGACGAGGAGGCGAAAGCCTTGCAGCGTGGCCTGATCCTTGCGCTGGCCCTTTCCGACCAGACACCTGCGGCCTTCGCGCGCGCCGAGGAATTCAGGTCAGTGCTGCCCGATCTTTGGCAGGTTGCCCAACAACGTGCGACTGACGATGATTTCCTGCGCCAGGCGGTGCTGACCCCGGAAGCCGATCCTCCTCCAGCCAAACCTGAGGTTGCCTTGGCAATCGCTACTCGACTGGTCGACCTGGGCTTTGCCGACCCCGCGTTGGTCTGGCTGGGCCCGGTTGCGGCAAATGATTCCGATCAGCGGAGGCGGGTGGCAGCGCGGGCCGAAATGTTGCGGGGTGATGCCCGGGCCGCGCTGGAATTGCTTGGCACCCTCTCCGACCCTGAGGATGAGGGTCTGCGTGCGAAGGCCTTGGTCCAGCTTGGCAGGCTTCAGCCAGCGCGTGCGGCATATGAGGCTGCCGGCCTTCCCGAAGAGGCTGCCCGACTGGTCCCCTGGCAGGCAGACTGGCCGAAGGTTCAGGATGAGGGTCCAGCCCCTTGGTCTGCTGCGGCTTCTGTCGCCACAGGGCCTACTCCCGTCGAGACTGGCCCGCTCGCCCGGGGTGCAGCCTTGGTTGAGGAAAGCGCTACCGCGCGCGCGGCGCTTGAGGCGTTTTTGTCCAGCGTGGCAGGTCCATCTCCCTGAGCTTGCTAACCGCTTGGAAAGATTCGGAACATAGTCTGTGCAGACCCATGGGCAGAATGCCTGGGGTGGAGGATGCGATGCCCCAGGACTGCGCCAGAATTGCCGCCATAGCCCTGTTCATCCTGACATTCGGCCCTTCGGCCGAAAGCAGGGCCAGCCCGGATGCCTCCGACCTGTGTCTGGATGCCGCCGCGCGTGCAGCCAGACAGTCGGGTGTCCCGCGCGACGTGCTGCTTGCCATCACGATGGTGGAAACCGGCCGCGGGTCTCGCCCGTGGCCCTGGACGGTGAACCTTGGCGGCGAGGGGCACTGGCTGGACAGCGCGGATGCAGCAGAAACCCTTGTTGCCAAGGCGTTGGAGGAGGGGCTCACCAATATCGACCTTGGCTGTTTCCAATTGAATTACCGGTGGCATGCCGATGCGTTTGCCTCGGTGGCAGATATGCTGAACCCGGATGCAAACGCGCTATACGCCGCCGAATTCCTTGCACAACACCATGCTCAGACTGGGGAATGGGCCAGCGCTGCTGCCGCCTATCATTCGGCGACACCCGAACATGCGGAACGCTATCGCGCCCGGTTCCAATCTGCCTGGTCCGCGCTGGCGGGAGACGGCGGCGCGCCGGAATTTTCTGCGTCCTTGGCAATCCGGCCGAACCGTTTTCCTCTCTTGCTGGCCGGGCAGTCAGGCAGAGGTGGTTCGCTTGTGCCGGACACCGTCGCGGGACAACGCTTGATAGGGGATCACTAGGATGATTGCCGGCCTTACCCTGGGTGCCGTTTTCCGGCCCACGATCCTGTTGGCCCTTGGGCTGATGGCCGTCATCGTCATGATGGTCCTGCCAATTCCGGCATGGCTGCTGGACATCGGCCTCGCCCTGTCCTTCGCGCTGGCCATCCTGATGCTGACGGTGACGCTGTTCATTGACCGCCCGTTGGACTTTTCCGCCTTCCCGACAATCCTGCTCGCCTCGCTTCTGCTCCGGCTGTCGCTGAACGTGTCTTCGACCAAGCTGATCATCGGCCAGGGCCATACCGGAACCGATGCCGCCGGCCATGTGATCGAAGGCTTTGCCGAATTCATCATGGGCGGCAACATCGTCCTTGGTCTGGTGATTTTTGTCGTTCTCCTGATCGTGAACTTCATCGTGATCACCAAAGGTGCCGGCCGCATGGCCGAAGTCGGCGCCCGGTTCGCGCTGGACGGCATGCCCGGGCGCCAGCTGGCGATTGATGCTGACATGTCGGCCGGCGCCATCGACCACGCGGAAGCAAAGCGCCGACGCGAGCTGGAGCTGGCCGAGACCAACTTCTTCGGGTCGCTGGACGGCGCATCGAAGTTCGTCAAGGGCGATGCGATCGCGGGCCTCCTCATCACCCTGTTGAACATCGTCGTCGGCCTGCTTGTCGGCATTTTCATGCATGATCTTGATGTGGGAACGGCCTTTCGTACCTACACGATTCTGACGGTGGGCGATGGGCTGGTCAGCCAGATCCCCGCCGTCATCATCTCGGTCGCGGCGGCGCTTTTGCTGGCCAAGGGCAGCGAAAAAGGCGCGGCCGATGTGTCGTTCTTTGCCCAGCTCGGGCGCTATCCGGGCGCACTTGGCACGGTTGCCGGCTTGATGGCACTGCTTGCCATCGTGCCGGGGATGCCTTTTCTGCCGTTCATGCTGGCGGCAATCGGGCTTGGCGGGCTGGCGCTCTATCAGCTGCGCAAAGGGGCACGGCAGGAAACTGCGCCGCTCCCGGCTTTGGAACCTGCGCGGGTGAAGTCCATCGGGGACATCCTCGATTTTGACGACATCCACATTGAATTCGCCCCGAACCTTGTGGCCATGGTGCTGGATCCCGTGGTCGGGCTTGATGGCCGGATTGCAAACATGCGCAATCATGTGGCCACGGCTTTCGGCTTCATTCTGCCTGAAATCCGCCTGACGGATGAGGCGGGCCTGTCGGCGGGCCGCTACCGGATCCGTCTGCAGGGGGTGGAACGGGTGTCCGACCAGCTGTTCCCGGATCGGGTGCTTGTCCTGCTGACCGAAGGTGTCCTTGCCCCCGATGGTCTTGACGTTCGTGAGCCTGTCTACGGCGCCCCCGCCCGCTGGATCCGCCCCGACCAGCAAGAGGATGCGGCCCTGTCCGGCCTGACCGTCGTCTCTCCGACGGAGGTTCTGGCCACCCATCTCCTTGAGGTGCTGAAGGCAAATCTGTCCCGGATGCTGACATTGCGCGGCCTG from Tabrizicola piscis harbors:
- the motA gene encoding flagellar motor stator protein MotA yields the protein MLGIVGIAVILVMVFGGYMLAGGKMGIILAALPFEMIMIGGAAIGAFLISNDMSSVKQTVRDIGKVFKGPRWKLEDYRDLLCLLFELIRLARANPVALEEHIESPDSSSIFRKYPRIRQDHEAMDLICDTLRAASMNYDDPHQVEEVLDKRMDATLHHAMHSSHALQTVADALPALGIVAAVLGVIKTMGSIDQPPEVLGKMIGGALVGTFLGVFLAYGLMGPFATRVKTVVEEDIHFYQLIREVLIANLHRHPANICIEVGRQNTPHHLRPAFSDLEAAMRELKQDAA
- the fliF gene encoding flagellar basal-body MS-ring/collar protein FliF, which translates into the protein MQNVIAIWSSLDVRRRLIIAGATIAMFLAVLALGRMASQPDMVLLYAGLEPAAAGEVVAALDQRGVAHRVKGDSIFVDAAQRDSLRMALASEGLPAAGGGGYELLDNLSGFGTTSQMFDAAYLRAKEGELARTLLGLPEIRAARVHIASAPARAFQPETQATASVTVTTVSGNLAEAQARAIRHLVASAVAGMTPEAVQIIDTVSGLVGGQDTAGFDSGDAADRAAAIKSNVERLLAARMGPGRSVVEVAVDLVSERESITERTFDPQGRVAISSETEERSESSTEPGGDVTVASNLPDGDAAQGPQGQSQSSETRERVNYEVSETQREVLRGPGATRRLTVAVMVDGVATIAADGTRTWAPRTEEELATLRELVASAVGLDEARGDVLTLKSLEFQDVPIAEGTIAEAGILSAIGPLDVLSMVQTAVLALVALVLGLFVIRPILTSAAARPALAAPSPTLALPAAGGFSGVALDGEVETGFAIPDYPEPARDVSDGTEDPAARLRRMIEQRQTESIEILRGWMEREEERT
- a CDS encoding flagellar basal body-associated FliL family protein, which encodes MASAGETADGTTKKRSKLPMLGGVVMAVLLGGGGFYAAWSGMILGGASDQSAEGVAPGPLTGIAFVPLETMVVSLGADSNSRHLRFTAQVEVADSAAADVTLLMPRILDVLNSYLRAVDTAAIEDPGAMAKLRAQMLRRIQIVTGEGRVRDLLITEFVLN
- a CDS encoding transglycosylase SLT domain-containing protein, coding for MGRMPGVEDAMPQDCARIAAIALFILTFGPSAESRASPDASDLCLDAAARAARQSGVPRDVLLAITMVETGRGSRPWPWTVNLGGEGHWLDSADAAETLVAKALEEGLTNIDLGCFQLNYRWHADAFASVADMLNPDANALYAAEFLAQHHAQTGEWASAAAAYHSATPEHAERYRARFQSAWSALAGDGGAPEFSASLAIRPNRFPLLLAGQSGRGGSLVPDTVAGQRLIGDH
- a CDS encoding FliM/FliN family flagellar motor switch protein — encoded protein: MDEMPDSNPFSQVPIEVTISVGRARPLVRDLLRLSKDAVLQLDRRVDDPVELYVGDRLIARGELTELEGENAGQLAVRLTEVANLRGGL
- a CDS encoding MotE family protein, producing the protein MIGGRRAGRGALFIVAMLFAISGALRLGSGVGAALARADDPPETADAALEQGQCETPSALAEALTQRESRVAVQEAALQDRLAALALADAAITDRMAKLKAMEDELKATLALADGAAEADIERLTAVYQAMKPKDAAALFEAMAPEFAAGFLGRMSAESAAAILSGMSSEAAYSVSVIVAGRNSGAPTE
- the flhA gene encoding flagellar biosynthesis protein FlhA — translated: MIAGLTLGAVFRPTILLALGLMAVIVMMVLPIPAWLLDIGLALSFALAILMLTVTLFIDRPLDFSAFPTILLASLLLRLSLNVSSTKLIIGQGHTGTDAAGHVIEGFAEFIMGGNIVLGLVIFVVLLIVNFIVITKGAGRMAEVGARFALDGMPGRQLAIDADMSAGAIDHAEAKRRRELELAETNFFGSLDGASKFVKGDAIAGLLITLLNIVVGLLVGIFMHDLDVGTAFRTYTILTVGDGLVSQIPAVIISVAAALLLAKGSEKGAADVSFFAQLGRYPGALGTVAGLMALLAIVPGMPFLPFMLAAIGLGGLALYQLRKGARQETAPLPALEPARVKSIGDILDFDDIHIEFAPNLVAMVLDPVVGLDGRIANMRNHVATAFGFILPEIRLTDEAGLSAGRYRIRLQGVERVSDQLFPDRVLVLLTEGVLAPDGLDVREPVYGAPARWIRPDQQEDAALSGLTVVSPTEVLATHLLEVLKANLSRMLTLRGLRRLLDEFVKLSDPARAEANRRLLDELLPEKVPLDLLHAVLRLLLDERVSIRNLPLILEAVAEARHLGPPEAICEHVRQRLGFQIVAELKRPDGTVPLLQLAPDWEKAFTTYQIDGDRGLRDIALPPELFARLGNGLTERVNRAAETGVYPALVTSVARRRFLRTVVQAKGLQMPVLSYEEIGTDARPALLGQVPA
- a CDS encoding flagellar biosynthesis protein codes for the protein MPGLRLEVFDSSLAADGTPQPLVETSVLEEAKIASFEQGYSAGWEDAATAQQDDQGRIRADLARNLQSLAFTFQDARSHVLEAIRPLIVEMTNHLLPEIAREALAPTVLEALMPMADRMADAPLTLVLNPAVRDRVEGLVAQATGLPVLVEEEPSLGEGQVYIRFGPTETKVDLTQVTADITAAVRAFFDLTNKESSHG